A genome region from Gouania willdenowi chromosome 9, fGouWil2.1, whole genome shotgun sequence includes the following:
- the gal3st1a gene encoding galactosylceramide sulfotransferase, translating to MTGNPRRHWKSVCKGLVLGTILTSCTILLYCISSPAINFSIPEVPVPYSCAHRPSQPHTKARTNTSQISPSQNCSPKVDIMFMKTHKTASSTFLNILFRFGEKHHLKFAFPDSRNDFFYPSLFQRSHVKDYRPGMCFNIMCNHMRFNAPEVAKLLPTDTSYITILRDPAELFESSFHYFGRLVPFTWKIPGDDKLTEFLLDPQAYFDPEGFNFFYLKNLLFFDFGHDNMMKLDDPRVDDGIKIISERFQLVMLVEYFEESLILLKEALCWEMDDLLFFKLNARKGSTVSKLSSEQRARALEWNSIDWKLYQHFNQTFWKKVEVYGRQRMAEDVAELLRRNEAMASICIEEGHAVEAGRIQETAMQPWQPIGQKSILGYNLKKNVDKAHQRLCRKMLMPEIQYLTELGVNLWLTKLWSHVREIFNW from the exons ATGACTGGGAATCCTCGAAGGCATTGGAAGTCAGTGTGCAAAGGCCTGGTCCTTGGAACAATCCTGACCAGCTGCACAATCCTGCTTTACTGCATCTCCTCACCAGCAATCAACTTCAGTATACCTGA GGTCCCAGTTCCCTACTCCTGTGCCCACCGCCCGTCCCAGCCACACACTAAAGCACGTACAAACACCTCCCAAATCTCCCCCAGTCAAAACTGTTCTCCCAAAGTGGACATTATGTTCATGAAGACTCACAAAACAGCCAGCAGCACATTTCTCAACATCCTGTTCCGCTTCGGAGAGAAACACCATCTCAAATTTGCTTTCCCCGATAGTCGCAATGACTTCTTCTACCCCTCTCTTTTCCAGCGCTCCCATGTCAAGGACTACAGACCTGGAATGTGCTTTAATATCATGTGTAATCACATGCGTTTCAATGCACCTGAGGTTGCTAAGTTGCTGCCCACAGACACCTCATACATCACAATCTTGCGAGACCCAGCAGAACTGTTTGAGTCGTCGTTTCACTACTTCGGTCGCCTGGTGCCTTTCACCTGGAAGATACCAGGGGATGACAAGCTGACCGAGTTCCTACTTGACCCTCAAGCATACTTTGATCCAGAGGGCTTCAACTTCTTCTACCTCAAGAATCTGCTCTTCTTTGACTTTGGGCATGACAACATGATGAAACTTGACGATCCACGAGTGGATGACGGAATCAAAATCATCAGTGAGCGTTTTCAGCTGGTCATGTTAGTGGAATACTTCGAGGAGTCCCTCATTCTACTCAAAGAGGCCCTCTGCTGGGAAATGGATGACTTGCTCTTCTTTAAGCTCAATGCCAGGAAGGGCTCCACTGTGTCTAAGCTCTCCTCGGAGCAGAGAGCAAGAGCCCTGGAGTGGAACTCCATAGACTGGAAGTTGTACCAGCATTTCAACCAAACATTCTGGAAAAAGGTTGAAGTGTATGGGCGCCAGCGTATGGCGGAGGACGTGGCCGAGCTCCTGAGGAGGAACGAGGCAATGGCTTCCATCTGCATAGAGGAAGGCCATGCTGTGGAGGCCGGCCGCATCCAGGAGACAGCCATGCAGCCCTGGCAGCCCATTGGGCAGAAGTCCATCCTGGGCTATAATTTAAAGAAGAATGTGGACAAAGCCCATCAAAGGTTGTGCCGTAAAATGTTGATGCCAGAAATTCAATATCTAACAGAGCTCGGGGTGAACCTGTGGCTCACTAAGCTGTGGAGCCACGTCAGAGAGATCTTCAACTGGTGA